Proteins encoded together in one Candidatus Thermoplasmatota archaeon window:
- a CDS encoding radical SAM protein encodes MYDPIKLSAKIEKLVVKGNERKYYRFRPARWYGGIVTGDVIGCNLYCAFCWFSDIAREKPQLVGRFYSPDSAFSIIDTIAKKRKYSQIRLSGGEPTIGGEHLLELLRLIDKTEYSFILETNGLLIGYDKNYAQSLAQFKNLHARVSFKGTNEQEFSYLTGARPEFFSLQLKALENLLNTKVSFHPAVMISFSKPENFDKLKLKFSEISQELAESVEIEELILYSHVAKRLEKKGVKWRTSYKPNRVPRELV; translated from the coding sequence ATGTATGACCCTATTAAGCTAAGCGCTAAAATAGAGAAATTAGTTGTTAAAGGTAATGAGCGCAAATATTACAGGTTCAGACCTGCACGATGGTACGGCGGTATTGTTACAGGCGACGTAATTGGTTGCAATCTGTATTGCGCATTCTGCTGGTTTAGTGATATTGCTCGTGAGAAGCCTCAACTTGTAGGCAGATTTTACTCTCCTGACAGCGCTTTCTCTATAATAGATACAATTGCAAAAAAGCGCAAATATAGCCAAATACGTTTGAGCGGCGGCGAACCTACTATTGGTGGAGAGCATCTCTTAGAACTGTTAAGATTGATTGATAAAACAGAATATTCTTTTATTTTAGAGACCAACGGTCTTTTGATAGGCTACGACAAAAATTACGCGCAAAGTTTAGCGCAATTTAAAAATTTACATGCAAGAGTTTCCTTTAAAGGTACTAACGAGCAAGAGTTTTCTTATTTAACGGGCGCTAGACCTGAGTTCTTCTCACTACAATTAAAAGCACTTGAAAATTTACTTAATACAAAAGTTTCTTTTCATCCTGCAGTAATGATATCTTTTTCCAAGCCCGAGAATTTTGACAAGCTGAAATTAAAATTTAGTGAGATATCTCAGGAACTAGCTGAGAGTGTGGAAATAGAAGAATTGATTCTCTATTCCCATGTTGCTAAAAGATTAGAAAAGAAAGGAGTAAAATGGAGAACTAGCTATAAGCCTAACAGAGTGCCGAGAGAGTTGGTGTGA
- a CDS encoding type IV pilin — protein sequence MKINEKEAVSPVIGVILMVAITVVLAAIVYLWVVGFFGRVKTAPPMSATLSTYASGHQIEIKSVPVEGGGVSPAGIQYVLKDAAGKLLGNGTLAEIYSKYGASGVMFRDVSQDGLVSGGDVIWIKDNAHGGLATPGSTFQLVHTPSGQGWYLVNL from the coding sequence ATGAAAATAAACGAAAAAGAAGCGGTATCGCCAGTCATCGGCGTAATCTTGATGGTGGCGATAACAGTAGTTTTAGCTGCTATTGTATATCTCTGGGTGGTTGGATTTTTTGGGAGAGTAAAGACGGCGCCCCCGATGAGCGCTACGCTTAGCACATACGCATCTGGGCATCAAATAGAAATTAAGTCAGTACCAGTAGAAGGTGGCGGAGTGAGTCCGGCTGGTATACAATACGTTTTGAAAGACGCGGCTGGCAAACTCTTGGGTAATGGCACCCTTGCAGAGATCTATAGTAAGTATGGCGCGAGCGGCGTAATGTTTAGAGATGTATCCCAAGATGGTCTCGTATCAGGTGGGGATGTTATATGGATAAAAGATAACGCACACGGCGGTCTTGCAACACCTGGCTCGACGTTCCAGCTTGTTCATACACCGAGCGGTCAAGGTTGGTATCTAGTCAATCTGTAG
- the argF gene encoding ornithine carbamoyltransferase, producing MKRDLLSVLDVKEDLLEILEIAKQLKRRKTEKLKNKTLALLFEKPSLRTRVSLELAMKQLGGDAIYLAPQDIQIGKRESVKDIAQNLSLWVNAIAVRTFSHKTAVELAKYASIPVINALDDLEHPCQIIADLLTIKERKRELKGLKLAWVGDGNNVCNSLILGSALVGIEMSIATPKGYEPNVEILRKAKRLFAKIELTTIPQHAVKNADIVYTDTWVSMGMEAERELREKVFQPYQVNSKLLAHAKKDCIVMHCLPAHRGYEITNDVIDGRNSVVLEQAENRLHAQKAILLKLLK from the coding sequence ATGAAAAGGGATCTGCTTTCAGTACTTGACGTGAAAGAAGATTTACTTGAGATTTTAGAAATTGCTAAGCAGTTGAAAAGGAGAAAAACAGAAAAATTAAAAAACAAAACTTTAGCGCTATTATTTGAGAAACCTTCTTTAAGAACTCGCGTGAGTTTAGAGTTAGCAATGAAGCAGCTCGGCGGTGACGCGATCTATTTAGCTCCTCAAGATATTCAAATTGGTAAAAGGGAAAGTGTTAAAGACATAGCTCAAAATCTCTCTTTGTGGGTAAATGCTATTGCTGTAAGAACATTTTCACATAAAACTGCGGTTGAGCTTGCTAAATACGCAAGTATTCCTGTAATAAATGCGCTAGATGACTTAGAACATCCATGCCAGATAATAGCAGATCTGCTCACAATAAAGGAGAGAAAGCGAGAACTCAAAGGGTTAAAGCTTGCCTGGGTTGGAGACGGTAATAACGTATGCAATTCTTTAATTTTAGGCTCTGCACTTGTTGGTATTGAAATGAGCATTGCAACTCCCAAAGGCTACGAGCCAAACGTAGAAATATTAAGAAAGGCAAAAAGGCTCTTTGCTAAAATAGAGCTTACCACAATACCACAGCACGCTGTAAAAAACGCAGATATTGTTTATACAGATACGTGGGTATCGATGGGTATGGAAGCTGAAAGAGAGCTTCGCGAAAAAGTTTTTCAGCCCTATCAGGTGAACTCAAAACTATTAGCGCATGCTAAAAAAGATTGTATTGTAATGCACTGCCTGCCTGCACATAGAGGTTATGAAATTACTAATGATGTTATTGATGGCAGGAACTCTGTTGTTTTAGAGCAGGCTGAAAATAGATTGCATGCTCAGAAGGCTATTCTTCTGAAATTATTGAAATAA